A portion of the Drosophila sechellia strain sech25 chromosome 2R, ASM438219v1, whole genome shotgun sequence genome contains these proteins:
- the LOC6608778 gene encoding uncharacterized protein LOC6608778 produces the protein MVLTEVLFVVVAALVALYTWFQRNHSYWQRKGIPYIPPTPIIGNTKVVFKMENSFGMHLSEIYNDPRLKDEAVVGIYSMNKPGLIIRDIELIKSILIKDFNRFHNRYARCDPHGDPLGYNNLFFVRDAHWKDIRTKLTPVFTSGKVKQMYTLMQEIGNDLELALQRQGENNSGSFITEIKEICAQFSTDSIATIAFGIRANSLQNPNAEFRNYGRKLFTFTVARAKDFFVAFFLPKLVSLMRIQFFTPDFSHFMRSTIGHVMEERERSGLLRNDLIDVLVTLRKEAAAEPSKPHYAKNQDFLVAQAGVFFTAGFETSSSTMSFALYELAKHPEMQQRLREEIKEALVEGGGSLSYEKIQSLEYLAMVVDEVLRMYPVLPFLDREYESMQGQPDLSLKPFYDYTLENGTPVFIPIYALHHDPKYWTNPRQFDPERFSPANRKNIVAMAYQPFGSGPHNCIGSRIGLLQSKLGLVSLLKNHSVRSCKATMKDMKFDPKGFVLQADGGIHLEIVNDRLYEQSAPSIQDATPAQFLTPKHATPVLSFHSVVVGSIGSPPRKEVSRLSHIPYPDTMLLIWLLLLTIVTLNFWLRHKYDYFRSRGIPHLPPSSWSPMGNLGQLLFLRISFGDLFRQLYADPRNGQAKIVGFFIFQTPAIMIRDPELIRQVLIKNFNNFLNRFESADAGDPMGALTLPLAKYHHWKESRQCMSQLFTSGRMRDVMYRQMLDVAIDLEQYLNRKLGDRLKRVLPLERMCQLYTTDVTGSLFYSLNVGGLRRGRSELLTKTKELFNTNPRKVLDFMSVFFLPKWTGLLKAKVFTEDYARYMRHLVEDHHEPTKGDLINQLQHFQLSRSSNHYSQHPDFVASQAGIILLAGFETSSALMGFTLYELAKAPDIQERLRRELREAFNSTATLSYDTLMTLPYLKMVCLEALRLYPAAAFVNRECTSSASEGFSLQPHVDFVIPPGMPAYISILGLHRDERFWPEPCLFDPERFAPERSRHIHPMTYIPFGAGPHGCIGSRLGVLQLKLGIAHFLKQYWVETCERTVSEIRFNPKSFMLESQNEIYLRFCRSSL, from the exons ATGGTGTTGACCGAGGTCCTCTTCGTGGTGGTCGCCGCCCTGGTGGCGCTGTATACCTGGTTCCAACGCAACCATAGCTATTGGCAGCGCAAGGGCATCCCCTATATCCCGCCCACGCCGATCATTGGCAACACCAAGGTGGTCTTCAAGATGGAGAACTCCTTTGGCATGCACCTGTCGGAGATATACAACGATCCGCGGCTGAAGGACGAGGCTGTGGTGGGCATCTACTCCATGAACAAGCCAGGCTTGATTATACGCGACATAGAGCTGATCAAATCCATTCTGATCAAGGATTTCAATCGGTTCCACAACCGATACGCCCGCTGCGATCCACACGGCGATCCCTTGGGCTATAATAACCTGTTCTTCGTCAGGGATGCCCATTGGAAGGACATTCGCACCAAGCTCACTCCCGTTTTCACCAGCGGCAAGGTCAAGCAGATGTATACCCTGATGCAGGAG ATTGGAAACGATCTGGAGCTGGCACTGCAGAGGCAAGGCGAGAATAACTCGGGGAGTTTCATTACGGAGATTAAGGAGATCTGCGCCCAGTTCTCCACGGACAGCATAGCTACTATTGCATTTGGCATCCGTGCCAACAGCCTGCAGAATCCCAACGCGGAGTTCCGTAACTACGGACGCAAGCTGTTCACCTTCACTGTAGCCCGTGCCAAGGACTTCTTCGTGGCCTTCTTCCTGCCCAAGCTGGTGTCGCTGATGCGCATTCAGTTCTTTACGCCGGACTTCTCCCACTTCATGCGCAGCACCATTGGCCACGTTATGGAGGAGCGAGAGCGATCGGGCCTGCTCCGCAATGATCTGATTGATGTCTTGGTGACTCTGCGCAAAGAGGCGGCTGCCGAGCCTTCGAAGCCTCACTATGCCAAGAACCAGGACTTCCTGGTGGCCCAGGCAGGCGTGTTCTTTACGGCGGGATTCGAGACCTCCTCCTCGACCATGTCCTTTGCCCTGTACGAGCTGGCCAAGCATCCAGAGATGCAGCAACGCCTGCGCGAGGAGATCAAGGAAGCTTTGGTGGAGGGCGGTGGGTCATTGAGCTACGAGAAGATCCAGTCCCTGGAGTATCTGGCCATGGTAGTGGACGAGGTGCTGCGCATGTATCCGGTGCTGCCGTTCCTGGACCGCGAGTACGAGAGTATGCAGGGACAGCCGGACTTGAGCCTGAAGCCGTTCTACGACTATACCCTCGAGAACGGAACCCCTGTGTTCATACCCATCTATGCACTGCATCATGATCCAAAG TACTGGACCAATCCCCGCCAGTTCGATCCGGAGCGCTTCTCACCCGCGAACCGCAAGAACATAGTGGCCATGGCATATCAACCCTTCGGATCTGGGCCACACAACTGCATTGGCAGCCGGATTGGCCTGCTCCAGAGCAAGCTGGGCCTGGTCAGCCTGCTGAAGAATCACTCGGTGCGCAGCTGCAAGGCCACCATGAAGGACATGAAATTCGATCCCAAGGGTTTCGTGCTCCAGGCGGATGGTGGCATCCACTTGGAGATAGTAAACGATCGCCTCTACGAGCAGAGCGCTCCATCGATCCAA GATGCGACACCAGCTCAATTTTTAACCCCCAAACACGCGACTCCGGTGCTTAGTTTCCATTCAGTTGTTGTTGGCTCCATAGGCTCCCCACCCAGGAAAGAAGTATCCAGATTATCCCATATCCCATATCCAG ACACCATGCTGCTCATCTGGCTGCTATTGCTCACCATTGTGACACTTAATTTTTGGTTGAGACACAAGTACGACTACTTCAGGAGTCGTGGGATTCCGCACCTGCCACCCTCCTCTTGGTCACCAATGGGCAATCTGGGACAACTTCTATTCCTGCGCATTTCTTTTGGCGATCTCTTTCGGCAGCTCTACGCAGATCCACGAAATGGTCAGGCGAAGATCGTTGGCTTCTTTATCTTCCAAACACCGGCGATTATGATTCGGGATCCGGAGCTAATCCGCCAGGTGTTGATTAAGAATTTCAACAACTTTCTCAACCGATTCGAATCGGCGGACGCCGGAGATCCCATGGGTGCACTGACGCTACCGCTGGCTAAGTACCATCACTGGAAGGAAAGTCGGCAGTGCATGTCCCAGCTCTTCACCAGCGGCCGTATGCGGGATGTCATGTACCGCCAAATGTTGGATGTGGCCATCGACCTGGAGCAGTACCTGAACAGGAAGCTGGGGGATCGGCTGAAGCGCGTTCTGCCACTGGAAAGAATGTGCCAGTTGTACACCACCGACGTGACGGGAAGTCTCTTCTATAGCCTGAATGTCGGCGGATTGCGTCGTGGGCGATCCGAGTTGCTAACGAAAACCAAGGAACTATTTAACACCAATCCTCGCAAGGTTCTTGACTTCATGAGTGTATTCTTTCTGCCCAAGTGGACGGGTCTGCTGAAGGCGAAAGTTTTTACCGAAGACTATGCGCGCTATATGAGGCACTTGGTGGAGGATCATCACGAGCCCACCAAAGGAGATCTCATCAATCAATTACAGCACTTTCAGTTGAGCCGCTCATCCAACCACTATTCCCAGCATCCGGACTTTGTTGCCTCGCAGGCGGGCATTATACTGCTGGCCGGATTTGAAACATCCTCAGCCCTGATGGGATTCACTCTCTATGAGCTGGCCAAGGCGCCGGATATTCAAGAACGACTGAGGAGGGAGCTACGAGAAGCCTTCAACTCCACTGCTACCCTGAGTTATGACACACTGATGACTCTGCCCTATCTCAAAATGGTGTGTTTGGAGGCACTGCGTCTCTATCCGGCTGCTGCTTTCGTCAACAGAGAATGCACCAGCTCAGCATCCGAGGGATTCTCTCTGCAGCCACATGTGGATTTCGTAATTCCACCAGGGATGCCAGCATACATTTCAATACTCGGCCTCCACCGCGATGAAAGG TTTTGGCCGGAGCCCTGCCTCTTTGATCCCGAGAGATTCGCTCCGGAGCGGTCTAGGCACATTCACCCGATGACCTACATACCCTTTGGAGCTGGTCCACATGGCTGCATTGGTAGTCGCCTGGGCGTCCTCCAACTGAAACTGGGCATAGCGCActttttaaaacaatattgGGTTGAGACTTGCGAACGAACAGTGTCGGAGATTCGCTTCAATCCAAAGTCCTTCATGTTGGAGTCTCAGAATGAGATATACCTAAGATTCTGCAGGAGTAGTTTGTAG
- the LOC6608772 gene encoding endonuclease G, mitochondrial → MSAPRVGGILALGATALGAFYLGSHVERERRHDGSTSGLPRLPGLPTFGTVSAASLIPAQENNVSLAATPSRIGQIMKYGFPGLDHVRSHSDYVLSYDRRNRVPHWVFEHLTAESVAKNDAVDRSKCDFKQDESIHPFFRSQNTDYRRSGYDRGHMAAAGNHRLHQKHCDETFYLSNMAPQVGQGFNRDAWNTLEAHVRRLTKTYSNVYVCTGPLYLPHKEDDGKTYVKYEVIGANTVAVPTHFYKVIVGESADHKLHMESYVMPNQVISNDTPISVFQVPPESVERSAGLLFFDQINRKQLTTINGKKV, encoded by the coding sequence ATGAGTGCTCCTCGAGTGGGTGGCATATTAGCTCTGGGTGCCACCGCCCTGGGCGCCTTTTACCTGGGCTCACACGTCGAGCGCGAACGCCGGCACGATGGCTCCACAAGTGGCCTTCCGCGGCTGCCTGGTCTGCCCACCTTTGGAACTGTTTCGGCTGCCAGTTTAATTCCCGCCCAAGAGAACAATGTAAGCCTGGCGGCAACTCCGTCACGGATCGGCCAGATCATGAAGTACGGATTTCCCGGACTCGATCACGTGCGCTCCCACTCCGACTACGTGCTGTCCTACGATCGGAGGAACCGGGTGCCCCACTGGGTGTTCGAGCACCTTACGGCAGAGTCGGTGGCGAAGAACGATGCCGTGGACAGGTCGAAGTGCGATTTCAAGCAGGACGAGAGCATCCATCCGTTCTTCAGGTCACAGAACACAGACTACCGACGATCGGGCTATGATCGCGGGCACATGGCCGCCGCTGGAAATCACCGACTGCACCAGAAGCACTGCGACGAAACCTTTTACCTATCGAACATGGCGCCACAGGTGGGCCAGGGCTTCAACCGGGATGCCTGGAACACGCTGGAGGCACACGTGCGCAGACTGACCAAGACCTACTCCAATGTGTACGTCTGCACGGGTCCACTGTACCTACCGCACAAGGAGGACGACGGGAAAACGTATGTCAAGTACGAGGTCATCGGCGCCAACACCGTCGCTGTTCCCACCCACTTCTACAAGGTCATTGTGGGCGAGTCCGCGGACCACAAACTCCACATGGAGTCGTACGTGATGCCCAACCAGGTGATCAGCAACGACACTCCCATCAGTGTGTTTCAGGTGCCGCCAGAGAGCGTGGAACGCTCGGCTGGATTGCTCTTCTTCGATCAGATCAATCGCAAGCAACTGACCACCATCAATGGCAAGAAAGTCTAG
- the LOC6608776 gene encoding methyltransferase-like protein 25 — protein MSKVGVVQLQRRLDGLLAFLNPHWDFVNCHMVNYLTDHHWEGFLSETLKSEIAGKEDVALAIEDLFWETDESVRFPAWREFLGKSKQERLALHPELLTSVEELIEGQENSTQLSIREFMSAKKCHEVELAAALVDQLVKNSGQECFIVDAGDGKGYLSSRLALQYGHRVLGIDANAANTENALNRNRKLQRAWNGLTERAQLQVQGITPKRRGKKSSARESSKSAPALENYKTTAKFITTELNFGALLAEHFTQLGPDDSPNICLTGLHTCGNLAATCLQVFHAQSDCLLLCNVGCCYHLLRERYSQQEFFGNKALMELQTDYGFPLSQYLRERQVRMGRNARMLAAQSIERTVDAKELPNVTLYYRALLEVLVNRHAPQLKNELQVGKVRKFESFEEYIQKCATKLDAPWLTSVKKEELQSLLQEYALDKHFLDLFYLLRMSFAPVLESLILLDRLLYLKELGYERSYLIDLFDPVISPRHFAIVSIKPQTQQ, from the exons ATGTCCAAGGTGGGAGTTGTGCAGTTACAGAGGCGTCTGGATGGCTTACTGGCCTTCCTTAATCCGCACTGGGATTTTGTCAATTGCCACATGGTAAACTACTTGACGGACCACCACTGGGAGGGCTTTCTATCCGAAACGCTAAAAAGTGAGATCGCCGGAAAGGAAGATGTGGCTCTGGCCATAGAAGACCTATTTTGGGAAACTGATGAATCAGTAAGGTTTCCGGCATGGCGCGAATTCCTCGGCAAAAGCAAACAAGAACGCCTGGCTCTTCATCCGGAACTGCTAACCAGCGTGGAGGAACTTATCGAGGGTCAGGAGAACTCCACGCAGCTAAGCATTCGGGAGTTTATGAGCGCCAAAAAGTGCCATGAG GTGGAACTAGCAGCCGCTCTCGTGGACCAGCTTGTCAAGAACTCCGGTCAAGAATGCTTCATTGTAGACGCGGGCGATGGCAAAGGGTATCTATCCTCGCGCTTGGCGCTCCAGTATGGTCACCGCGTGCTCGGCATCGACGCGAACGCGGCAAACACCGAGAACGCATTGAATAGGAATCGCAAACTGCAG cGCGCTTGGAATGGACTCACGGAACGAGCGCAGCTGCAAGTCCAGGGAATCACGCCCAAGAGACGTGGTAAAAAGTCGTCAGCCAGAGAGAGCAGCAAGAGTGCGCCTGCCTTGGAAAACTATAAGACAACGGCTAAGTTTATAACCACCGAACTTAACTTTGGCGCCCTGCTAGCGGAGCATTTCACTCAGCTTGGACCAGACGACAGTCCAAACATTTGCCTTACTGGATTGCATACCTGTGGCAACCTGGCCGCCACCTGTCTTCAGGTTTTCCACGCCCAATCGGACTGCCTGTTGCTTTGTAATGTTGGCTGCTGCTATCATTTGCTGCGGGAGCGCTACTCGCAGCAGGAGTTTTTTGGCAATAAGGCCCTGATGGAGCTGCAAACAGACTATGGATTCCCATTGAGTCAGTACCTGCGGGAGCGACAAGTGCGCATGGGTCGCAATGCACGGATGCTGGCGGCCCAGTCAATTGAACGCACCGTGGACGCCAAGGAGCTGCCAAATGTAACGCTCTACTACCGAGCTCTCTTGGAGGTCCTAGTTAACCGCCATGCGCCACAGCTGAAGAACGAACTGCAGGTGGGCAAGGTACGGAAATTCGAGAGTTTCGAGGAGTACATTCAAAAGTGTGCCACCAAATTGGATGCTCCTTGGTTGACATCTGTCAAGAAAGAAGAACTTCAATCCCTGCTCCAGGAATATGCTCTGGATAAACACTTTTTGGATCTGTTCTATCTGCTGCGCATGTCCTTTGCTCCGGTGCTGGAGAGTCTAATTCTCCTGGATCGCCTGCTCTACCTCAAGGAACTTGGCTATGAACGCAGCTATCTGATAGATTTATTTGATCCCGTCATTTCGCCCAGGCATTTTGCAATTGTTTCTATAAAGCCGCAAACGCAACAATAA
- the LOC6608777 gene encoding small nuclear ribonucleoprotein F: protein MSAGMPINPKPFLNGLTGKPVLVKLKWGQEYKGFLVSVDGYMNMQLANTEEVIEGSVTGNLGEVLIRCNNVLYIKGMEDDDEEGEMRD from the coding sequence aTGTCGGCTGGTATGCCCATCAACCCCAAGCCCTTCCTGAACGGCCTGACTGGAAAACCGGTGCTGGTGAAGCTGAAGTGGGGCCAGGAGTACAAGGGCTTCCTGGTCTCCGTCGACGGCTACATGAACATGCAGCTGGCGAACACGGAGGAAGTGATCGAGGGCTCAGTGACTGGTAATCTTGGCGAGGTGCTCATCCGCTGCAACAACGTGCTGTATATCAAGGGCAtggaggacgacgacgaggagggcGAGATGCGCGACTAG
- the LOC6608779 gene encoding probable cytochrome P450 6g2 — protein sequence MELVLLILVGSLIGIAFLALQQHYSYWRRMEVREISPKWIVGNLMGLLNMRMSPAEFICQLYNHPDAEKEPFVGIHVFHKPALLLRDPEMVRNILVKDFAGFSNRYSNSDPKGDPLGSQNIFFLKNPAWKEVRLKLSPFFTGNRLKQMFPLIEEVGASLDAHLRQQPLHNERMRCFDLEAKELCALYTTDVIATVAYGVSANSFTDPKCEFRRHGRSVFEFNLRRAAEITLVFFLPHLVPLLRFKVVPAEATLFLRKTINYVMSEREKSGQKRNDLIDILIEFRRSTQMAKESGIKDQFLFEGDILVAQAVLFFTAGFESSSSTMAFAMYELAKDADVQQRLRDEIKDALVESGGQVTLKMIESLEFMHMILLEVLRMYPPLPFLDRECTSGKDYSLAPFHNKFVVPKGMPVYIPCYALHMDPQYFPQPRKFLPERFSPENRKLHTPYTYMPFGLGPHGCIGERFGYLQAKVGLAYLLRNHMITTSERTPHRMQLDPKAIITQAKGGIQIRLVRDPLGV from the exons ATGGAACTGGTACTGTTGATCCTCGTGGGATCCCTAATAGGGATTGCCTTTCTGGCGCTGCAGCAGCATTACTCCTATTGGCGGCGAATGGAAGTACGTGAAATCAGCCCCAAATGGATAGTGGGCAACCTGATGGGACTGCTCAACATGCGGATGAGTCCCGCGGAATTTATATGCCAATTGTATAATCATCCCGATGCGGAAAAAGAACCCTTCGTGGGCATCCATGTGTTCCACAAGCCGGCGCTGCTTTTGAGAGACCCCGAAATGGTGAGGAATATCCTGGTCAAGGACTTCGCTGGATTCTCCAACCGGTACTCGAACTCCGACCCCAAGGGCGATCCCTTGGGATCCCAGAACATATTCTTCCTGAAGAATCCCGCCTGGAAAGAGGTGCGTTTGAAGCTATCGCCCTTCTTCACCGGCAATCGACTGAAGCAGATGTTTCCCCTGATCGAGGAGGTGGGCGCCAGCTTGGATGCCCATCTCCGCCAGCAGCCGCTGCACAACGAGCGGATGCGCTGCTTCGACTTGGAGGCCAAGGAGCTGTGTGCTCTCTACACCACGGATGTGATAGCCACAGTGGCGTACGGAGTGAGTGCCAACAGTTTCACGGATCCGAAGTGCGAGTTCCGCCGCCATGGACGATCTGTGTTCGAGTTCAACCTGCGGCGTGCGGCGGAGATCACACTGGTGTTTTTCCTGCCCCACCTGGTTCCGTTACTTAGGTTCAAGGTGGTGCCGGCTGAGGCCACTCTTTTCCTTCGCAAGACCATCAACTATGTGATGTCGGAGCGAGAGAAATCCGGACAGAAACGCAACGATCTCATCGACATTCTCATTGAGTTCCGTAGGAGCACGCAGATGGCGAAGGAATCGGGGATCAAGGATCAATTTCTGTTCGAGGGCGACATCCTGGTTGCCCAGGCTGTACTCTTCTTCACCGCCGGCTTTGAGTCCTCCTCCTCGACCATGGCATTCGCGATGTACGAGTTGGCCAAAGATGCGGACGTACAGCAGCGCCTGCGCGACGAGATCAAAGACGCACTGGTCGAAAGTGGGGGTCAGGTGACGCTAAAGATGATCGAGTCACTAGAATTCATGCATATGATTCTGCTGGAGGTGCTGCGCATGTATCCGCCACTCCCGTTTTTGGATCGCGAGTGCACTTCTGGGAAGGATTACTCGCTGGCGCCGTTCCACAACAAGTTCGTGGTGCCCAAGGGCATGCCCGTTTACATACCCTGCTATGCCCTGCACATGGATCCCCAG TACTTTCCTCAACCGCGAAAATTCCTGCCTGAAAGATTCTCCCCCGAGAATCGCAAGCTCCACACGCCCTACACCTACATGCCCTTCGGCCTGGGTCCGCATGGCTGCATCGGCGAACGTTTTGGTTATCTCCAGGCGAAGGTGGGTCTGGCTTACCTGCTGCGCAACCACATGATAACCACCTCGGAGCGCACACCCCATCGCATGCAGCTGGACCCCAAGGCCATCATTACCCAAGCCAAGGGCGGCATTCAAATTAGACTGGTTCGCGATCCTTTGGGCGTCTAA
- the LOC6608774 gene encoding WASH complex subunit 1, protein MEESPYLHSPYQVAIIATDLHHEDTIIQAAQSLDCLHKTINSIFERIDARLARNGSKVEDINNRVKRAQAKIDALVGSKRAIQIFAPARFPASDVLAPLPATFPQVAANPMMEQPVDQQPQGPYSSHSAAEQKPDDADIFFHVRGDREQESPLVAERKITNRTAGLGSLPAGGVRSIPSLMRFNTNEFAYGEDLNAWKRSLPPQSARRVASQSTQLTVDKQLAPAPHSLAHGTTKLATPAGDLRYNPAALAAPAIDVPLDLPDLPGIANDLQYEPVEEQTPIAPSQQFGDLPELPDLGLEEQDITVQAIAAQTHIPGPLRRKSVGQCPSPVTAAPPPPPPPPPPPPPPPPQTSAIPSPPPFPTKGAVKPLSPSLATPLNMPQPPPATEDPRSELMAAIRNAGGVHGGRLRSPAAAPLDVVDNSRSKAGGAATGDLMADLHNKLMLRRKGISGSQNPAEATAGNPLMQQLSRVIPPPVQPRKGSQSSGEEHSEDDEDGWN, encoded by the coding sequence ATGGAGGAGTCACCTTACCTGCACAGCCCCTACCAGGTGGCCATTATAGCCACCGACCTGCACCACGAGGATACCATAATCCAAGCAGCCCAGTCCCTGGACTGTCTACACAAAACCATAAACTCGATTTTCGAGCGAATCGATGCCCGCTTGGCGAGAAATGGTTCAAAGGTTGAGGACATAAACAATCGTGTGAAGCGCGCCCAGGCGAAAATCGATGCGCTCGTTGGCTCCAAGCGGGCCATCCAAATTTTTGCACCCGCCCGCTTTCCGGCCAGCGACGTCCTGGCACCGCTGCCAGCCACCTTTCCACAGGTGGCAGCCAATCCCATGATGGAGCAGCCGGTGGATCAGCAGCCGCAGGGACCGTACAGCAGCCACAGTGCTGCGGAGCAGAAGCCAGATGATGCGGACATCTTTTTCCATGTACGTGGCGATCGGGAGCAGGAATCGCCACTGGTCGCCGAACGGAAGATAACCAATCGGACCGCTGGCCTGGGCAGCCTGCCTGCGGGTGGAGTGCGCTCCATACCTTCGCTCATGCGATTCAACACCAATGAGTTCGCCTACGGGGAGGATCTGAATGCCTGGAAGCGATCCCTACCGCCGCAAAGTGCTAGACGCGTTGCCAGTCAGTCCACCCAACTCACGGTCGATAAGCAGCTGGCTCCGGCACCTCATTCGCTGGCCCACGGCACCACCAAACTGGCCACTCCAGCTGGGGACCTGCGCTATAATCCTGCTGCCTTGGCTGCACCCGCCATTGATGTTCCGCTGGACCTGCCCGACCTACCGGGCATAGCGAATGATCTGCAGTATGAGCCAGTGGAGGAGCAAACACCAATAGCGCCTTCCCAGCAGTTCGGTGATTTACCCGAGCTTCCGGATTTGGGGCTCGAGGAGCAGGATATAACAGTGCAGGCCATCGCGGCACAGACGCACATTCCGGGACCGTTGCGTAGGAAGAGTGTTGGACAATGTCCATCGCCAGTTACGGCGgcaccaccgcctcctccgccaccaccgccgcctccacctcctccgccaCCGCAGACGAGCGCAATTCCATCaccgccaccctttcccaccAAAGGAGCTGTGAAACCGCTCTCCCCGTCGTTAGCAACACCTCTTAATATGCCGCAGCCGCCTCCAGCTACTGAAGATCCGCGATCTGAACTTATGGCCGCCATAAGAAACGCCGGTGGAGTGCATGGCGGTCGTCTGCGGTCGCCTGCGGCTGCTCCGCTCGACGTGGTGGACAACAGTCGCTCCAAGGCGGGAGGCGCTGCCACGGGGGATCTGATGGCGGACCTGCATAACAAGCTAATGCTTCGACGCAAGGGAATTTCTGGGAGCCAGAATCCCGCGGAGGCCACTGCTGGCAATCCCCTGATGCAGCAGCTCTCCCGCGTCATTCCGCCGCCGGTGCAGCCCCGCAAGGGATCTCAGTCCAGCGGCGAAGAACACTCCGAGGACGACGAGGATGGGTGGAACTAG
- the LOC6608773 gene encoding protein transport protein Sec61 gamma-1 subunit, with protein MDKVVKFAEPGRAFAKDSIRLVKRCTKPDRKEFQKIAIATAVGFAIMGFIGFFVKLIHIPINNIIVGS; from the coding sequence ATGGACAAGGTTGTCAAATTCGCCGAACCCGGACGCGCCTTCGCCAAGGACTCCATTCGCCTGGTGAAGCGTTGCACGAAACCCGACCGCAAGGAGTTCCAGAAAATCGCCATCGCCACCGCCGTGGGCTTCGCCATCATGGGCTTCATCGGCTTCTTCGTCAAGCTGATTCACATTCCCATCAACAACATCATCGTGGGATCCTAG
- the LOC6608775 gene encoding protein LTO1 homolog, producing MTSPSRDINDLFDDIVLTEEKEARLGYEEGLKDGQEQGNEEGYKLGYAQGVSLGEELGKILGQVVAQQQLKHTDKVRRSLEQLRSLIEEFPRTNDPQADIVGAVQDIRSFHRRLRAQLGSKKTPGAAPAEPNSVEHKDYSF from the coding sequence ATGACAAGTCCGTCGCGGGATATAAACGATCTTTTTGACGATATTGTCCTGACCGAGGAGAAGGAGGCACGTTTGGGCTACGAGGAGGGACTGAAGGACGGCCAGGAGCAGGGCAACGAAGAGGGCTACAAATTAGGCTACGCCCAGGGCGTATCCCTAGGCGAGGAGCTCGGAAAGATTCTGGGGCAGGTGGTGGCCCAGCAGCAGCTAAAACACACGGACAAGGTGCGTCGAAGCTTGGAACAGTTGCGTTCGCTCATCGAGGAGTTTCCCCGCACCAACGATCCGCAGGCGGATATAGTGGGTGCTGTGCAGGACATTCGCTCCTTCCACCGTCGTCTTCGCGCCCAGCTGGGATCCAAGAAAACACCTGGTGCAGCGCCTGCAGAGCCCAATTCTGTCGAGCACAAGGACTACAGCTTTTAG